GTCTATAATGCTATTATGCCCGAGAAAAATGAGAATATGATTAAAACTGGGTAGTATTCTGGTAATAAATTAAGAAAAGCGGAAGAAGCCCGCTTAGCCTCGACAGAAATTGTTAGGGAGCGCAGTGAAAACCCGCTTTTGGTTTTTGCGGAGGCTACGAAAATTTCGAGGGGCTGGCTTCTGGAGCTGGATCACCTGAAAAGCAGAAGAAGCCCGTTAGACCCGAAAAAATTTGTTAGGAGGCGCAGATAAATCCATCTTTTGGATTTTTCGGAGGCTACGAAAATTTCGAGGGGCTGGCTTCTGGAGCTGGATCACCTGAAAAGCAGAAGAAGCCCGTTAGACCCGAAAAAATTTGTTAGGAGGCGCAGATAAATCCATCTTTTGGATTTTTCGGAGGCTACGAAAATTTCGAGAGGCTGGCTTCTGGAGCTGGATCACCTGAAAAGCAGAAGAAGCCCGTTAGACCCGAAAAAATTTGTTAGGAGGCGCAGATAAATCCATCTTTTGGATTTTTCGGAGGCTACGAAAATTTCGAGGGGCTGGCTTCTGGAGCTGGATCCAAAGGCACAAAACAAAAACAATCACATGAATTTCGAGATCCCACCTTCTCTAAATTCTAAACTTCAACAAAAAACACAACCCACCTCCAAATCCAGCCCATAGCACCCGCCGATAGATTACATACCACTCCACTTCCATGCATTTTGAAAACTCCATATCACCAGAAATGATGCCTCATATAAGCCCCAACAGATTTTGTCCGTTAGAAACAAAAAGCTTATTTATCGATGCCAACTACGACATTAATAAACAAGCTTTACTCATAACTGTTATTTCATTCTATATTTCAATACTCTCCAAGTGTTTCAAAACAGCGGTCGTTCCATCTATTCCTTGGCGCACACACTCTGATAACTCTACGCCATCAAAAGAGGCACCTCCCGCAAAAATTCCTGGATACGACTTCCTGAATTCCTCAAAAATCGCTTCTCTTCGCTGTACATGGCCAACTGTATACTGTGGCAAACTATTCCGCCACCGCGTAACCATCGTATAATCTGGCGCTCGATTAATTGTCATAATCCGATTCAAATCATTCAAAACAGTCTCTTCTATTGCCTTATCCGCCAAGTCTACAATAGATTCTTCTTTTCTACGACCAACAAATGCGCGAAGCAATACCTTGTCATCAGGAACAGTGTGAGGCCATTTCTGGTGAATCCACGAACACGCCGTCATCGAAAAATCTTCATTTCGCGATACGACAAATCCGCTTCCTTTAATATCTTTCTCAATCGCATCTTTTGGAAAAATCATCGACACCGCCGCCACACTTGCAGCAGGAACTTCACCAATCTCCTCAAAATTCGAATCATCTCGGAACATCGGTACAATTTCATGATACGGCAATGCAATAAAAATACTATCCGCTTGAAGCTTCTCTTGATTCGAAATCGTCAGCTCATAACCTCGCGCTTGCCTAGTAATCTTCTGCACACGTTTGCCTTTTTTAATAATTTTTGCAGAAAGTTCTTGTTCTAAAGCCTCAACAATCGTTGCTAAACCGCCACGCATCGTCAGAAAAGTAGATGTCGTGCTTTGCTGCGCCGTCGTTTTATCATAGATCCCGCGAACCCCTTTAATCAGGCTCCCGTACTCCCGTTCCAAATTCAAAAACCGCTCACCTGTTGCCTCGGCACTCATCTCATCCAGATCACCAGCATAAATTCCCGACATCAATGGCTCTAAAATATTATCCACCATTTCATCACCAACACGTGCTCTCAAAAAAGTTCCAAGTGCCATATCTTCTCCATCCACTTGTTGCTTTCCTACAAATAAATCTCCGAGCACGCGTATTTTACCACTTGCCGACAATAAACCCGTTTTAAAAAATGGCCGATAGCGCGCTGGAATCCCCATAATGGAACTTTTGGGAATCGGGTGCAGACCTTGCTTCGCGAGCACATAATTATCTCCCGTCGCATTCTCGACCAACTGATCCTCCAAATCCAAGTCCGCTACCAGTTTCTTCATTTCTGGTTTCCGACGTAAAAATGAATCCGGTCCCCGTTCTATCACATAGCCATCTTGCCGTACCGTTTCAATCTTTCCGCCGACTTTCGTTCCAGCTTCCAGTAGCACCAATTCATAATCTAAACCTTGTTTTTCGAGTTCTTTTTTCAAATAAAATGTGCTTGATAATCCTGTAATCCCCCCACCGATTACAACTATTTTTTTCTTAACCACAGGAAACACTCACCTTTTTATTTATATTTATCTTATTACTTCCAATTTTTCCAAACGACCGTTGCCAAGACATCTAAAAACTCTTTGTCGTCATTAGGCATCGGCGGACGGTGATATGTCGCTCCAATTTCGTCCGTCACAACTTTACATTCGTAGTCATTATCGTACAATACTTCCAAATGCTCCGCCACAAAACCAACTGGCGTATAAATAAAATGTTTGTAGCCATGCTCTTCAAAAAGTGCGCGCGTTAAATCCTGCACATCAGGACCAAGCCATGGCGTCCCAGTCTTGCCTTCACTTTGCCAACCTAAAGCATAATGCGGTACATCGACATTCACAAAAATTAATTCTGCCGTTTCCGCTAGTTGGTCAGGGTATGGATCGCCGTGCTCTTTAATCTTCTCAGGTAAACTATGCGCAGAAACAACAAGAACCGTTTGATCCAGCTCATCTTTTGGAATCTCGACCGCGTTAATTCGCTTCGCCCACATATCGATAAATTTCGGCTCATCATACCAGCTATCAATCGTCTTAATCGTTGGTCCGCCAATCTCTTCCGTCTTTTTAAGCGCACGACCGTTATATTCCTTCACGCTAAAACTCGAATAATGCGGCGCCAAAATGATTGAAATCGCTTCTTCTATGCCATCATTTTTCATTTCCTGAACGGCATCTTCAATAAATGGCTCAATATGTTTCAAGCCAATGTACGTTTTAAATTCAATATCTGACTGCATATTATTCAGTGTTTCCGCCAAACCATAAGCCTGTGCTTGCGTAATTTTAGCTAGCGGTGAAAGTCCACCAATCGCATGATAACGCGAACGAAGATCATCAATCAAATCTTGACTTGGCGTACGACCATGACGAATATCTGTATAATAACGCTCAATGTCTTCATCTTTATACGGCGTTCCATACGCCATCACTAATAAACCAACTTTTTTGCTCACTTTTCTCCACTCCTTAATAAAATTGCACTTTTCGCGTGTACGAATGCCGTCAATTCTTTCAACATCGCGGGCGATACTTCTGGGAAAACGCCATGTCCTAAGTTGAAAATAAAACCAGGTGCTTGCGTGCCCTCTTCTAAAATAAGTTCCGCTTGCGTCAAACATTTATCACGCGCCAAAAGTAGCGATGGATCGAGGTTCCCCTGCAACGCTTTGCCACCAGCTCGCGCTCTTGCATCCGTGATCGACGTTCGCCAATCCACGCCAACAACATCAATATCCATGTCACGCCATTCCGGCAACAAATGTGACGCGCCAACCGCTTGCATAATAACCGGTGTCAAAGGACTAGACTGCTTTACTGTCGTCACAATTTGCGTGATCGCCGGTTTAATATATGTACGATAATCTGCCGCACTAAGCGCCCCAACCCATGAATCAAAAATCTGTACAGCACTTGCTCCGGCTTTGATTTGCGCGATCAAATAATCCGCTGTCATCACCGCTAATTTTTGCATCAACATATGCCATTCAGCCTCGTGCGTGTACATAAATGCCTTCGTTTGGTGGTAGCTCTTTGATGGTCCGCCTTCGATCATATAACTCGCAAGCGTAAACGGTGCACCCGCAAAACCGATTAACGGCACGCTAAGCTGCTCTTCTGTCAACAAACGAATCGTATCCAAAACATACGGTACATGCTCGTCCGCCTGAAAAAACGATAAGCGCTCCACATCTTGACCCGTACGAATCGGGTTTGCGATTACTGGCCCAATACCGCTTTTAATTTCCACATCGACACCCATTCCAGGAAGTGGCGTCATAATATCTTTATAAAGAATCGCAGCATCCACGCCATACTGTTCGACCGGAAGACGCGTCACATAAGCACATAGCTCCGGCTGATGCGTAATTTCAAATAATGAATACTTTTCCTTAAGCTTGCAATATTCTGGCTGTGAGCGCCCTGCTTGCCTCATATACCAAACTGGAATCTGATCCACAGCTTCTTTTCTAGCGGCACGTAAAAATAAGTCATTTTCTAACTTTTTCATAAACAAAACCCCTTCATTGTTCATTAAAGCACATAAAATTCGTGCGTACTTTGGAATTATTACAATCTACAGCATACCAAAATTTCAAATCAAAAACCAGATATCGGACTCCATAACGTTTTATTTTTGCAGAAAGTGGAATATAGATGTACTATCTAACTATAGAAGTAAACTATCTTATTAAGAAAGAAGGCCATTAACATGAAATATGCTTATATCACAAGTGGAACCGAGCACTACCTCCGTCAAATTCTTTCTGACAATCCAACACGAAACATCATTTTACTACAAAACTTTGGTGACTCTGTATTGCTTGAGGAAACAGCCGAACCAACCGTATTCAAAGAAGCCGCATCGTACCGCATCAACCAGAACTTCGGCGAAATTAAAGGCCACGGTACCGTGACATTCGAATACTTATATTTACGTTCCGAAGAAGTTCCCATTTTCCAGAAATTATACCAATCCGTTTCTTTAAAATTGCACGAAGCACGCGGTTTACAATGCACGCAAATGCTAAAATCTAAAACGGAAAACAAATTTTTAATTTTGACCTTCTGGGATAGCGGTGACGATTACCAACATTGGAAAACCGGCTCAGAACACAACAAAATCATGGATCTTATTCGTAACAACAGTTCACAAAGCGGCTTTTCACATGTTGACGTGTTCCACTTCCCTGAATACATTCATGACGAGAAGTAGGGTTTCAATTAAATAGTTGAAAAATACGTTGTTGAAGCAAGATCTCAACAACGTATTTTTGTTATGCATAAATTTTCTTCACACGATAAGGCACATACACAAACGTAAACACAGCTACAAATGCCAAATTTATCGCAAGTATGATTACGCCATCAATCGATCCATTTTGTGCGATGCCAACGATCCCAAACAACAATGCCTGCGCAACGAGTAAAATCCGCAAGAAATGAATGAACGAGCGTCGTCTGAAATGGTCATCAATCGGATAAAGCTTTAACATTACTTGCCCGTCAAAATGGCGCAACATCGGGATAAACTGGAATCCTGTCAAATAAATGAACAGCAACGAAAAGATAATATTGAGATAGAATCCTTGCACGAAAACGAGTAACAGGAACGCAATCACCGTGAGGCGTACGTAAAGTCCCATAAATTCATTCGTTCGCACAAACGTACGGCTCCACAAATACGCAAATGACTTCTCTTTCGCATACGGAATCGGACGGTATAAGAAATCTAAATACATCCGACGGCGCACCGTTCCTTTTAAATGGGGCACGTCCGTAAATAAATTCGCCAGACGATAAAACCGATTCATCCGTGCTTCTTCTTTATCAATCAAATACTCCCACTTGATCGTTAGGCCTACCGTTTTGCGTTTCATCCATATATAACTTGCAAGTAGCACAACTAATGCGACTGGAATCGACCAAATCAAGTTGAACGCCAGCACCAAATAAATCAGCGCCGCACTCACGATAATTCTCGTAAACAACCACGTCGTATCCGTATTTTCAAGCTTCATCGTCTCCCACTGGAAATACACATTCCACAGTTTGATCAAAAGCATCACAACCAACAACGGGAAAAATCGCGAAAAACTAAATCCAGTCACCGTAGCGTACATCGGCATACACGCCGCTAAAACTAAAATAAAAATATAAATCTGCATCCAGAAACTAGCCATGTTCGCCTTTTTGAAATATTGATCCATCGCTTTTTCCTGTACGATCAAATAAACCGCATCCGGCCGTTTGAGCAACGTATTAATCGTCGTCACCGCAATCGCCGCCGTCAACAAAATCACCATCAAAGGAATAGCTGGAAAAACTGGCGTCAGCGTCTTCACCCAGCCAGAATACGAGTAAACGAACGCCCCGACACCGATAATCAGCACAAATAGCAAGTGGTCATTCAGCATATAGCGCATATATCTGCTGACTTCTTCCATATAACTACCAAAACGCTTCTTAAATAAATCTACCGCATCAAACTTCATCGGCCTGCTCTTCTTCCTTCGTTAATTGTACGTAAATCTCATCCAACGAGGCTCCTGGCATTTCAAAATCCGCCTGCAAATCAGCGAGTGTTCCCTGCGCGCGAATAATCCCATCATGCAAAATAATAAAACTATCGCAATACTTCTCCGCCGTCGCCAAAATATGTGTCGACATCAAAATACTTGCGCCCGTATCCTTCATCTCCTCAATCCACTGCAACAACGACTGAATACCAAGCGGATCAAGTCCCACAAACGGCTCATCGATAATATACAAATTCGGCTCAATCAAAAACGCCGACATAATCATGACCTTCTGCTTCATCCCTTTTGAAAAATGCGCGGGAAACCAGTTCAGCTTTTTCTCCAACCGAAACTCTTTAAGCAGTGGCGCCATTCGCGTCTTCATTTCCTCTTCCGTCAAACCATAAGCCATCGCCGTTAGCTCCAAATGCTCTTTTAGCGTTAACTCTTCATATAATACTGGCGTTTCTGGAATATAGGCGAATTGCTTGCGATACTCTTCCGTATTTTCCGTCAACGTGTGTCCATTGATCGTGATCGTGCCTTTTTTCTGTTGCATCAGACCAGTAATATGCTTAATCGTTGTACTTTTACCAGCGCCATTTAGACCGATTAGCCCGACGATTTGACGTTCTTCAATCTCAAAGGAAATATCTTTTAAAACTGGACGTTTCGTATAGCCACCAGTTAAGTTATGAACCTCTACTAAAGCCATGTTATCACTCCTATTATCCATCTTATTGACCTTATAATAGCACAGTTGATACCGTTTTCGCTATAAATTAACTATTTTGTTCTTGTTTCATACATGCGTTTTATGTGCTTTTATGGTACATTAGATAGAACGAGAGTGAAATTTTTCGGAGGTGTCTATATATGGATGATTGTATTTTCTGCAAAATAGTAAACGGCGAGATTCCTTCTGCTAAAGTTTACGAAGATGACCAAGTATACGCTTTTCTTGATTTAGGGCAGGTAACAGAAGGCCACACACTTGTCATTCCAAAGCAACATGCACGCAACATTTTTGATTTACCGGAAGAAACAGCTGCAGAAATTTTCAGGCGTGTTCCAAAGATTGCTGCGGGTCTCAAAAAAGCCTTACCCTTAAAAGGACTCAACATTTTGAATAATAATGAAGAAATCGCCTCACAAAGCGTTTTTCATTACCATATCCATCTGATTCCGCGTTACTCGCACAAAGATGATTTCGGCTTGAAATGGGCAGATAACGCTAACTGGTATACAGAAGTTGCCTTTCAAGAACTAGCCGACAAAATTGCTAAAGAAGTTTAAAGGAGTGATTGACTTATGAACACAAAATCCGTATTAATCGGTGTACTTATCGGTGGTATCACGAGTGCTGTGACCGCGATTGCCCTCGCACCTAAATCAGGGCGCGACTTACGCCAAGATATCATGTCTAAATCTGGTGAAGCTGGTGTCATCTTGAAAGAACTTGCCTATAACGCCACAGACTTGCTACAATCTGTTCAAGTTTTAGGTACAGAAGGCACAACTTTACTAAAAGATCTATCTACAGATATTAAAGAATCGGTTGCCAATTGGAACGAAGAAATGGAACCCGAGAAAGCACGTCTAAAAGAAGAGATTAAAGATATGCAAAAAACGATCTCAGATTTAGAAAAAACACTTAAAAAAGACAAAAAAGAAACCAATTAAACAAAAAGGCGCAAACTGTTCTCTCGTAGTGCATTTGCGCCTTTTTAAAACGTATAAAATGCCACATTGGTCACACATTATTCACAAGGCTAGAAATATTCCTAAAAAAGGGTTGAAAAAAGTAGCCACAGGGACTACAATACTAAAGTGATCAGTAAGTTTGTATGTTGCAATAACACACATTTTTATGGTAAGGTCACCTATTTCTATTGTAATGGAGGCTATGTTAGCCATGCGTTGTTTAAAGACAATAAATGTGGAACGAAAAGATGAATACAACCGCGTCTTTTTTAAATCCAGTTTGGTTTCACTTGCTGTCATGTGTGTGCTTTTTTTAATTGAAAATCTGGTTTTCCCAGGTCAGTTCGTCCCCATTTTTGCAATGCCGACGTTCCTAGCCTTACTTTTTTTGTATCCGATTCATAAAGGGTTACATTTACTCGCCTTCTTGCGTTATCGTGAGGACGTGCAAATGCGCTTCAAACAACACTTTTATGTTTTGCCGTGCTTACAAGTAAGAGTTCGCCGGGTTATCCCAAAATGGCGCTATATCATATCGCTTAGTCTACCTTTCCTTTTAATCTCGGTAGGGTTAATCTTAGCGATGATCCTAACACCTGTGTTTCATTCGCCACTGTTTATTATTTTGGTCGCGGTTCATGCAGGTATGTGCTACCCAGATTTTCTTCATATTAGAAACATTATCGGAACACCAAAACATACTTTTGTAGAAGATGCTGATCGTGGCTTTTCGGTACTTGTTTCAGAAGAGTAAGGAGGGTTATAGTGTTACTTTACGTCCTATATACCGTATTTGGCGTGATCGCTTTATTTGCTTATAATTTGCTAGTCGAGCGATATGCTACAAAACAAGAGTTCAACCCAAAGCAATGTCAATTATTTTATCGAATTGTAAATATTGCTGTCCTGTTACTTCTCTTTTCAGCGGCGCTTGAAGGAATTGTATTGTCCTAATGAGAGAAGCGAAACACAAAATTAGAAATAGATTAGATTTTTGACATTTTACTTTATTATCACCTATTATGTGGTATGATAAATGTGTAGTTAAGCAGAACGTATTTAAAACTTTGAGGAGCGTGTATTATTTAATGAAGAAGAAATTAGTATTAGGTATGGTATCAATGATGGGTCTATTCAGCTTAGCAGCTTGTGGAAATTCCGCAAATGACGCCGTTGTTGAAACCAAAGCAGGCGACGTAACACAACAAGAACTATATGATGCTATGAAAGCTAAAGTTGGCGATCAATACGTATCACAATTAGCAATGACTAAGATCTTAGAAGATAAATATAAAGTATCAGACAAAGAAATTGATGCTGCATACAAAACTTTCCAAGATCAATATGGTGACCAACTTGCAAGCATGTTACAACAAAGTGGTTACACTGAAAAAACATTTAAATCTGATTACCTGAAATTCGATCTACTAAGCACAAAAGCTGCAGAAGCTTCTGTTGACACAAGTGATAAAGCGCTAGAAGCTTATTACAAAACGTGGCAACCAGAGATCACTGTAGAACACATCTTAGTTGCTGATAAAGCAAAAGCAGACGAACTTCACAAAAAAGTAACAACTGGCGGTAACTTTGAAGAATTAGCAAAAGCTAACTCAACTGATACAGCTTCTGCTACTGAAGGCGGTAAATTAGCTCCATTCGGTCCTGGTAAAATGTTACCACAATTCGAAAAAGCTGCTTACGCTTTGAAAAACAAAGGTGACATCAGCCCAGTTACTAAAACAGACGCTGGTTACCACATCATCAAGATGCTAGACCACCCAACAAAAACTACTTTCGAGAAAGATAAAGCACAAGTGAAGAAAGACTACTTGGCATCGAAAGTAACTGCTGAAGCAAAAACTGCTGCACTACAAAAACTGTACAAAAAAGCAGACGTTAAAATCGATGATAAAGACTTGAAAGATGCATTCACGCAATATGATGGATCTGCGTCAAGTTCAACTGAAACATCAACTTCTAAATAATTATAAATGTGAAAGCCCCGTGAAATCATTCGACGATTTTACGGGGCTTTTTTGTGTGGAGGTTAATGATCATGGCATGGGGGGCATTTACGTCGGCAGTGGATTTTATATTTCATATTGCTTAGATAAAAACCAAACTATATTTGCACTAAAAAAAGCATGGAAGTAATTCACATTTCACATTACTTAGATAAAACAACTAGGGGGAACGATCGTTAGTGTAGATGTTAGCTT
The sequence above is drawn from the Listeria weihenstephanensis genome and encodes:
- the hemY gene encoding protoporphyrinogen oxidase, translated to MVKKKIVVIGGGITGLSSTFYLKKELEKQGLDYELVLLEAGTKVGGKIETVRQDGYVIERGPDSFLRRKPEMKKLVADLDLEDQLVENATGDNYVLAKQGLHPIPKSSIMGIPARYRPFFKTGLLSASGKIRVLGDLFVGKQQVDGEDMALGTFLRARVGDEMVDNILEPLMSGIYAGDLDEMSAEATGERFLNLEREYGSLIKGVRGIYDKTTAQQSTTSTFLTMRGGLATIVEALEQELSAKIIKKGKRVQKITRQARGYELTISNQEKLQADSIFIALPYHEIVPMFRDDSNFEEIGEVPAASVAAVSMIFPKDAIEKDIKGSGFVVSRNEDFSMTACSWIHQKWPHTVPDDKVLLRAFVGRRKEESIVDLADKAIEETVLNDLNRIMTINRAPDYTMVTRWRNSLPQYTVGHVQRREAIFEEFRKSYPGIFAGGASFDGVELSECVRQGIDGTTAVLKHLESIEI
- the hemH gene encoding ferrochelatase; the encoded protein is MSKKVGLLVMAYGTPYKDEDIERYYTDIRHGRTPSQDLIDDLRSRYHAIGGLSPLAKITQAQAYGLAETLNNMQSDIEFKTYIGLKHIEPFIEDAVQEMKNDGIEEAISIILAPHYSSFSVKEYNGRALKKTEEIGGPTIKTIDSWYDEPKFIDMWAKRINAVEIPKDELDQTVLVVSAHSLPEKIKEHGDPYPDQLAETAELIFVNVDVPHYALGWQSEGKTGTPWLGPDVQDLTRALFEEHGYKHFIYTPVGFVAEHLEVLYDNDYECKVVTDEIGATYHRPPMPNDDKEFLDVLATVVWKNWK
- the hemE gene encoding uroporphyrinogen decarboxylase gives rise to the protein MKKLENDLFLRAARKEAVDQIPVWYMRQAGRSQPEYCKLKEKYSLFEITHQPELCAYVTRLPVEQYGVDAAILYKDIMTPLPGMGVDVEIKSGIGPVIANPIRTGQDVERLSFFQADEHVPYVLDTIRLLTEEQLSVPLIGFAGAPFTLASYMIEGGPSKSYHQTKAFMYTHEAEWHMLMQKLAVMTADYLIAQIKAGASAVQIFDSWVGALSAADYRTYIKPAITQIVTTVKQSSPLTPVIMQAVGASHLLPEWRDMDIDVVGVDWRTSITDARARAGGKALQGNLDPSLLLARDKCLTQAELILEEGTQAPGFIFNLGHGVFPEVSPAMLKELTAFVHAKSAILLRSGEK
- a CDS encoding antibiotic biosynthesis monooxygenase family protein, which produces MKYAYITSGTEHYLRQILSDNPTRNIILLQNFGDSVLLEETAEPTVFKEAASYRINQNFGEIKGHGTVTFEYLYLRSEEVPIFQKLYQSVSLKLHEARGLQCTQMLKSKTENKFLILTFWDSGDDYQHWKTGSEHNKIMDLIRNNSSQSGFSHVDVFHFPEYIHDEK
- a CDS encoding ABC transporter permease; protein product: MKFDAVDLFKKRFGSYMEEVSRYMRYMLNDHLLFVLIIGVGAFVYSYSGWVKTLTPVFPAIPLMVILLTAAIAVTTINTLLKRPDAVYLIVQEKAMDQYFKKANMASFWMQIYIFILVLAACMPMYATVTGFSFSRFFPLLVVMLLIKLWNVYFQWETMKLENTDTTWLFTRIIVSAALIYLVLAFNLIWSIPVALVVLLASYIWMKRKTVGLTIKWEYLIDKEEARMNRFYRLANLFTDVPHLKGTVRRRMYLDFLYRPIPYAKEKSFAYLWSRTFVRTNEFMGLYVRLTVIAFLLLVFVQGFYLNIIFSLLFIYLTGFQFIPMLRHFDGQVMLKLYPIDDHFRRRSFIHFLRILLVAQALLFGIVGIAQNGSIDGVIILAINLAFVAVFTFVYVPYRVKKIYA
- a CDS encoding ABC transporter ATP-binding protein yields the protein MALVEVHNLTGGYTKRPVLKDISFEIEERQIVGLIGLNGAGKSTTIKHITGLMQQKKGTITINGHTLTENTEEYRKQFAYIPETPVLYEELTLKEHLELTAMAYGLTEEEMKTRMAPLLKEFRLEKKLNWFPAHFSKGMKQKVMIMSAFLIEPNLYIIDEPFVGLDPLGIQSLLQWIEEMKDTGASILMSTHILATAEKYCDSFIILHDGIIRAQGTLADLQADFEMPGASLDEIYVQLTKEEEQADEV
- a CDS encoding HIT family protein — translated: MDDCIFCKIVNGEIPSAKVYEDDQVYAFLDLGQVTEGHTLVIPKQHARNIFDLPEETAAEIFRRVPKIAAGLKKALPLKGLNILNNNEEIASQSVFHYHIHLIPRYSHKDDFGLKWADNANWYTEVAFQELADKIAKEV
- a CDS encoding YtxH domain-containing protein translates to MNTKSVLIGVLIGGITSAVTAIALAPKSGRDLRQDIMSKSGEAGVILKELAYNATDLLQSVQVLGTEGTTLLKDLSTDIKESVANWNEEMEPEKARLKEEIKDMQKTISDLEKTLKKDKKETN
- a CDS encoding DUF3267 domain-containing protein, which gives rise to MRCLKTINVERKDEYNRVFFKSSLVSLAVMCVLFLIENLVFPGQFVPIFAMPTFLALLFLYPIHKGLHLLAFLRYREDVQMRFKQHFYVLPCLQVRVRRVIPKWRYIISLSLPFLLISVGLILAMILTPVFHSPLFIILVAVHAGMCYPDFLHIRNIIGTPKHTFVEDADRGFSVLVSEE
- a CDS encoding peptidylprolyl isomerase produces the protein MKKKLVLGMVSMMGLFSLAACGNSANDAVVETKAGDVTQQELYDAMKAKVGDQYVSQLAMTKILEDKYKVSDKEIDAAYKTFQDQYGDQLASMLQQSGYTEKTFKSDYLKFDLLSTKAAEASVDTSDKALEAYYKTWQPEITVEHILVADKAKADELHKKVTTGGNFEELAKANSTDTASATEGGKLAPFGPGKMLPQFEKAAYALKNKGDISPVTKTDAGYHIIKMLDHPTKTTFEKDKAQVKKDYLASKVTAEAKTAALQKLYKKADVKIDDKDLKDAFTQYDGSASSSTETSTSK